CGATGGCTTTGCCGACCTGGCCATTGGCGCTCCCGGCCGAACCATTGGCGCCGCCAAAGGCACTGGCGCGGTTACCGTGTTGTATGGCACCAGCACCAGCGGACTTTCCACCGCTGGCAACCAACTGTGGGATTTGGCCCGCAGCGGCATGGCTGGCAGCGCTCAAAGCAATGATCAATACGGCGCCGCCATTGCCGTGGGCGATTTCAATGGCGACGGCTACACCGATTTGGCCATTGGCGCGCCCGGCCGAACGGTGGCAGGCGCGGCCGGCGCCGGTGCCGTGAATATCATTTACGGATCGGCCACGGGCCTGACGGTTGCCGGCAACCAATTGTGGACCGAAATTAACGCCATCCCGGGAACGCTGATTCAGGCGAACAGCGCTTTTGGAACCAAACTCACGACAGGCGACTTCAACGGCGACGGGTACGTCGATCTGGCGATCAGCGCGCCCTTTTTGAAAGTTGGCACGGTGAAAAACGCCGGCGGCGTCTATGTTTTATATGGCTCGGCGGCCGGCCTTACGCACGGCAGCACGCAGTTTGTCAGCCAAGGCACGGGGGGCATTTTGGGCACGCCCATGGCCAACAGCGAGTTTGGAAAAGCACTGACCGCCGGAGATTTCAACGAGGACGGCATTGCCGACTTGGCCGTCGGCACGCCGAACTACGTGAAAGGCTCTGCGCAACAAGCCGGCGCAGTCAATGTCATTTACGGCACGTCGTCGGGCCTGAGTTCCGCCGGCAATCAACTTTGGACGCAATTCCCTGTGGTCAATACCGTTGGAACCTTCGTCCAGGGGAACCCCGGGGCCGGCGCGTTGTTTGGTTGGTCGTTGACGACAGGCGATTTCAACAACGACGGCGTTACCGATTTGGCCGTTGGCGCGCCGGGCGAAATTGTGGGCGTCGTCAAAGCGGGTTCGGTGAATATCATTTATGGCGCCACCGACGGATCGGGGCTCATCTCCAAAGGCAATCAATTGATTACGCGCAAGGCGTTGGGATCGACCTCGGCCAACGGCGATGAGTTCGGCTTTGCTCTGGCGGCCGGCAATTTTAACGGCCAGCCCGGCGACGATTTGGCCATCGGCGCGCCCTTGGCCGAGGTGGGCAGCGTACAAGATGCCGGGCTGGTGGCGGTTGTGAGCGGCTCGACCAAAGGCTTGGTGCTGACGGGCGTCACGTTCATCAGCCAGGGCACTGCCGGCTTCGGCGATGCTGCGAAGAAGGGAGATAACTTCGGCGCGACGTTGGCCGCCGGCGATTACAACGGCGACGGATACATCGATTTGGATGTCGGCTCTCCGACGGAAAGCCTTGGCACTGCGATTGGCACGGGCGTAGTGCAAACCTTCTATGGCTCAACGCTCGGCCTCACGCCAAAGCAACAACAACTGTGGCGCGAAGGATTGCCTGGGCTGCAACTGACATTGGCTGCCGGCGATGGCTTCGGCTTGGGCGTGGGATAGTTAGGGGCTAGGGACGGGTGGCTAGTGGAGTAGTGGCTGGTGACTTGTGTCTGGTAGTCTGGTTCCACAAGGCCACCAGTGACCAGACTACCAGACTACCAGACACAAGACCCCACTCCTCAATCGAGCGCCGGTGGTTCGTATTCAAAATCTTTCCACTTCATGGCGCGGCGGAATGGCTCGATCCGCAAGAAGACTTCGCCATCGGAAAAAATGCGGACCGTGCCGTTCGATTCGCTGACCACCACCGCCACCGATTTGGTTTTCTTGGTGATGGCCGCGCCCGCCCAGTGCCGGGCGCCCAAGCCTTTGGAAAGCGTGATGCTTTCGGCCGAAGCGTCAATGTAGCGCGAAGCGGCTTCCACGGTTCCGTCCAGCGCTACCACAAACGCGCCATCCATTTGGGCAATTTCTTTAATCCCCTCGCGCGTTTTCTGGTCGAACAAGCTCCGCTCCTTGCGGCTGTAGCCCTTGACCGGATCGAACACCAGTGCGTGGCTGCTGGCCAGCACTTTGCGCGTATCGCCGACAACAAACAGCGTGCCCACCGGCTTGCCTTCGCGCCCCTCGCGGCCAATTTCCACGGCCAACTCAACCACAGTTTTGAGCGTATCCAGCGGGACCTTCGATTCCAATTGTCGTAAATCGTGCGAAGTGAGCCGGCCCAAGTGCTCGTCCAGATGAATCACGCTGATGGAGTCGATGGTTTCGGCTTCAAAGCCGCTGTAAATGGCGATTACTTTCGCCCCGGCGGCCAGAATGTCGTCGGCCACGCTCTCCAACAGGGCTTGCGTTAGCTTTTCGTGCACGGGGCTTTCGGCCATGTTCAGCACGACCAGCGGAAACCCTGCCTCGGCGGCCCCGTCCAATTCCTGCATGTAGTCGGCCGCCAACACGACGCGCTGTCCGGTAGTCACTTCGCGCAGCTCCTGCCAGGCAATGGGCCCTTCGAGCAAAATCAACAGCGCATCGGCAGTCACCACGTCCGCCAATTGGGCGGCGAGATTGATGATGCTCTGAAATTGCTCGGTGAGTTTATGCACGATCCGACAGCTCGAGCTGAATGCGATGGGTGGTTTGAACTTTTGAGTTTTTGGATTTTCAGTGCTTCCAGCCAC
The window above is part of the Pirellulales bacterium genome. Proteins encoded here:
- a CDS encoding diadenylate cyclase; amino-acid sequence: MHKLTEQFQSIINLAAQLADVVTADALLILLEGPIAWQELREVTTGQRVVLAADYMQELDGAAEAGFPLVVLNMAESPVHEKLTQALLESVADDILAAGAKVIAIYSGFEAETIDSISVIHLDEHLGRLTSHDLRQLESKVPLDTLKTVVELAVEIGREGREGKPVGTLFVVGDTRKVLASSHALVFDPVKGYSRKERSLFDQKTREGIKEIAQMDGAFVVALDGTVEAASRYIDASAESITLSKGLGARHWAGAAITKKTKSVAVVVSESNGTVRIFSDGEVFLRIEPFRRAMKWKDFEYEPPALD